From the Rana temporaria chromosome 4 unlocalized genomic scaffold, aRanTem1.1 chr4w, whole genome shotgun sequence genome, one window contains:
- the LOC120921809 gene encoding tigger transposable element-derived protein 1-like — MADSTKKSRKSITLDMKAKMIKLYDEGVTQAEIGRRLGYTRTTVNTVIKNREKLLAEIKSATPVNTTTIRKRDSIVADMERLLILWIENQTTRHVPVNQAIIQTKALSLFNDLKAKKGETAKDAEFSASRGWFDRFKKRSNLHNIKIQGEAAAADHKAAESYPRELAKIIQDGGYSMDQIFNVDETGLFWKKMPARTFIAIQERSMPGYKPAKDRITLLLGGNASGTLKLKPLLIYRWENPRALKNYVKTRLPVHWRANKKAWVTAALFEDWFDTCFVPEVKAYCKDNNIPFHILLLVDNAPGHPRTLDELNPNIRVQFLPPNTTSLLQPMDQCVIAAFKLNYLKRTFIKCIAAIDKEEGDGKEVLSKFWKSYNILDCIKTIRDAWNDIKETTMKRAWKKLCPQLVDDSEGCEDHVATVTENIVDMARQLELEVEPEDVAELLASHTESLSNEDLLELEEEREEDVQDGVEIIDHQPEGLTTKILFEAFRHLDSAMALFEKHDRDFERSSKVNANISGAYACYKEIYREKKRATLQTSIETYFSKSPSARGSSSTDSLFPALTSPPCPAPIATCSTPNSPARKRLIFEDLTCETEDTCIPDSPFPALTSPSSPAPTLISSCSTPISPARKRLAFEDLTSETEDTCMPSPFLPQ; from the coding sequence ATGGCAGATAGTACCAAAAAAAGCCGTAAATCAATTACTTTGGATATGAAGGCTAAAATGATTAAGTTGTATGATGAAGGTGTAACTCAAGCTGAAATAGGCCGAAGGCTAGGCTACACTCGGACTACAGTTAACACCGTcataaaaaacagagaaaaacttCTTGCAGAAATTAAGAGTGCTACACCTGTTAACACAACAACAATTCGAAAAAGAGATAGCATTGTTGCAGACATGGAGAGACTCTTAATACTTTGGATAGAAAATCAGACTACACGTCATGTTCCTGTCAACCAGGCAATTATACAAACTAAAGCCTTAAGTCTGTTCAATGACCTGAAGGCTAAGAAAGGTGAGACAGCAAAGGATGCAGAATTTTCTGCAAGCCGTGGATGGTTTGATAGGTTCAAGAAAAGGTCTAACCTACATAACATTAAAATACAAGGAGAGGCAGCTGCTGCAGATCATAAGGCTGCAGAAAGCTATCCAAGAGAGCTTGCCAAAATTATTCAAGATGGAGGCTACTCCATGGATCAGATTTTTAATGTGGATGAGACTGGTCTATTCTGGAAGAAGATGCCTGCAAGAACCTTTATCGCAATACAGGAAAGATCAATGCCAGGCTACAAGCCAGCTAAAGATAGAATAACCCTTCTGTTAGGTGGCAATGCTTCTGGTACCTTAAAGCTAAAGCCTTTGCTAATTTACAGATGGGAAAATCCAAGAGCTTTGAAGAACTACGTTAAAACTAGGCTTCCAGTGCATTGGAGAGCTAACAAAAAAGCATGGGTTACTGCAGCCCTTTTTGAAGATTGGTTTGACACCTGCTTTGTTCCAGAGGTGAAAGCCTATTGCAAGGACAACAATATCCCTTTCCACATATTGCTGCTTGTTGATAATGCCCCTGGACACCCTCGAACACTAGATGAGCTGAACCCTAACATTCGAGTGCAGTTCCTACCACCAAATACTACCTCACTACTGCAGCCAATGGATCAATGCGTCATTGCCGCCTTCAAGTTAAACTACTTAAAAAGAACATTCATTAAGTGTATTGCAGCAATAGACAAAGAAGAAGGAGACGGTAAAGAAGTCCTATCCAAATTCTGGAAAAGCTACAACATCTTGGATTGCATTAAAACTATAAGAGATGCTTGGAATGACATAAAGGAAACCACAATGAAAAGGGCCTGGAAAAAATTATGCCCACAGTTAGTTGATGATTCAGAAGGCTGTGAAGATCATGTAGCTACTGTTACTGAAAATATTGTAGATATGGCAAGGCAGTTAGAGCTGGAAGTGGAGCCAGAAGATGTTGCTGAACTGCTTGCGTCCCACACAGAGTCCCTCAGCAATGAAGATCTTCTAGAACttgaagaggagagagaagaagatgtGCAGGATGGGGTTGAGATCATTGATCATCAGCCTGAAGGTTTAACAACAAAAATTCTCTTTGAAGCTTTCCGTCATCTTGATAGCGCCATGGCTCTATTTGAAAAGCATGATAGGGATTTTGAAAGAAGTTCCAAAGTCAATGCTAACATCTCAGGGGCTTATGCCTGTTACAAAGAAATCTACAGGGAGAAAAAGAGAGCTACACTTCAAACCTCCATAGAAACATACTTTTCTAAAAGTCCATCAGCACGCGGATCATCATCAACTGACAGTCTGTTTCCAGCTCTGACATCACCACCGTGTCCTGCTCCTATTGCTACTTGTAGTACACCCAATTCTCCAGCAAGAAAGCGCCTCATTTTTGAAGACTTGACTTGTGAAACAGAAGATACCTGCATACCTGACAGTCCATTTCCAGCTCTGACATCACCATCAAGTCCTGCTCCTACTCTGATTTCTTCTTGTAGTACACCCATTTCGCCAGCAAGAAAGCGTCTCGCCTTTGAAGATTTGACTAGTGAAACAGAAGATACCTGTATGCCTTCACCCTTCCTACCACAATGA